The Deltaproteobacteria bacterium DNA window ATACAATCAGAAAGGTCAAGATAATGGTTGCACGTTTTTGTTTCATCGCATTTTCCTTTGCTTAGACAGAATTTACAGGATGTACAGAATGTTATCTCTCGCCCGCTGCACTCGAGTTCACAGAGATCACAGAGCTTTCTTAATTTAGCCACAGACCCACACGGACTTACAGTGGAACACACTGTTATTTAGATATAACCTTTATGCCCTAAATACAGCAGCACCTCACGGGCGGCTTCGTCCGGCGTGATGCCGGTGGTGTCCACGCGCACCTCGGGGTTATCCGGCACCTCGTAGGGGTCGTCCACACCGGTGAACCCTTTGATCAGCCCGGCCCGGGCCTTGGCGTACATGCCCTTTCTGTCCCTTTTTTCGCACTCTTCCAGGGAGGTCGAAATGTGCACTTCCACAAAACCGCCGTAGGCTTCGATGATGTCGCGAATCTCGCGGCGGGTGGTCTTGTAGGGTGCAATGGGCGCGCAGATGGCGATGCCCCGGTTCTTGGTGATTTCGGCGGCCACGAAACCGATGCGGCGCACGTTGGTGTCCCGGTCCTCTTTGGAAAAGCTGAGCTGGCTGGAAAGGTTCTGGCGGACGATGTCCCCGTCCAGGAGGGTTACCGGGCGTTTTCCGATCTCCTGGAAACGGGAGTAAAGCACTTTGGCGACCGTGGACTTGCCGGCCCCGGAGAGTCCGGTCATGAAGACGGTGAACCCCTGCTCGTTCGGGGGTGGGTAGGCCTTGCGCAACACCGCCATGACTTCCGGAAAGGTGGCCCAATCCGGAATTCTTTTGCCGGTTCGAATGCGCTGCTGGATATCCGACCCGGAGAGCGAAATGGTCTGCACGCCCTCGGGAACCGTGTCCTTGGTGCGGTACTCGTCCTCAAATGGCAGGTAGACCAGCTCCTCGAAGGGAACGATGCCGATGCCCAACTCGTCACTGTGCGCAGCGGTAAGGACGGTGGCCTCGTTGGCCTCGTAAAACCCGACGGCATCACCGTTGTTGCCGGGACCGGCGTGATCCGGCCCCACGATGAAGTGGCTGCACCCGTAGTTTTTGGAAACGATGGCGTGCCACATGGCCTCCCTGGGTCCGGCCATGCGCATGGCCAGCGGCAGAAGATTGAGCAGAAAGGAGTCAGGCGGGTACTGTTCCGTCACCGCCTTGTAACAGCGCACCCGGGTGTAGTGGTCGAAATCGCCGGGCTTGGTCATGCCCACCACCGGGTGGATCAGGATGTT harbors:
- a CDS encoding bifunctional sulfate adenylyltransferase/adenylylsulfate kinase; translation: MNSSNPKNSLNRVTRPNPHGGKLIDLVVDEERASVLRELAFSLPDITLNGRQLCDLELLAVGAFSPLEGFMCRSDYESVLDRMRLQDGLLWPMPVCLDVSATQSQSLETGQSVTLRDPEGFLLAVMHIEDMWPVAREKEADRVYGTRDQKHPGVHHLYTALGDVYLGGRLEVLSLPLHFDYKQLRLSPVETRSVFNRLGWKRVVGFQTRSPIQRPQFEMTMRAMRAAKANILIHPVVGMTKPGDFDHYTRVRCYKAVTEQYPPDSFLLNLLPLAMRMAGPREAMWHAIVSKNYGCSHFIVGPDHAGPGNNGDAVGFYEANEATVLTAAHSDELGIGIVPFEELVYLPFEDEYRTKDTVPEGVQTISLSGSDIQQRIRTGKRIPDWATFPEVMAVLRKAYPPPNEQGFTVFMTGLSGAGKSTVAKVLYSRFQEIGKRPVTLLDGDIVRQNLSSQLSFSKEDRDTNVRRIGFVAAEITKNRGIAICAPIAPYKTTRREIRDIIEAYGGFVEVHISTSLEECEKRDRKGMYAKARAGLIKGFTGVDDPYEVPDNPEVRVDTTGITPDEAAREVLLYLGHKGYI